In one Cloacibacillus porcorum genomic region, the following are encoded:
- a CDS encoding ComEC/Rec2 family competence protein, which produces MRYLKSCGVKRVDLLVATHPHEDHIGGMKELLSAFPVGKIWDSGYNHGSRVQRDFYRAIKDGKIAFGRPKRGFSENFGDVRVDVLGPAKLLKNTDSDANNNGLVLLVTYGDISFLITGDMEREERRTLEPLPQATVLKAAHHGSRNGTDGNMLRELSPEIIILSYARGNSYGHPHKEVVKAIREAGVRRFDTADGTVKLRTDGKGITFERKRVVK; this is translated from the coding sequence GTGCGTTATCTTAAATCCTGCGGCGTGAAAAGGGTAGACCTGCTCGTGGCGACGCACCCGCACGAGGACCACATCGGCGGTATGAAGGAGCTGCTTTCGGCCTTTCCGGTGGGCAAGATATGGGACTCCGGCTATAACCACGGCTCCCGCGTACAGCGCGACTTTTACCGCGCCATCAAAGATGGAAAGATCGCCTTTGGGCGGCCGAAGCGCGGCTTCTCCGAGAATTTCGGCGACGTCAGAGTCGATGTGCTGGGCCCCGCGAAGCTGCTTAAAAATACCGACAGCGACGCCAATAACAACGGCCTCGTTCTGCTCGTCACCTACGGCGACATCTCCTTCTTGATCACCGGCGACATGGAGAGGGAGGAACGCAGGACTTTAGAACCGCTGCCGCAGGCGACGGTGCTCAAGGCGGCGCACCACGGCAGCCGCAACGGGACGGACGGAAATATGCTGCGCGAGCTCTCCCCCGAGATAATCATTCTCAGCTACGCGCGGGGCAACAGCTACGGACATCCGCACAAAGAGGTGGTCAAAGCCATCAGGGAGGCGGGAGTGCGCCGCTTCGACACCGCTGACGGAACCGTCAAGCTGCGCACGGACGGCAAAGGCATCACATTTGAGAGAAAGAGGGTAGTCAAATGA
- a CDS encoding AEC family transporter, whose product MFGFFLVLPLVIIIITGNQLRARGFYSADDISALMKTLYWVILPPLLFRTTYIAGTEVLKQPNLLIASTLCYILTIIVAYIGSVWFAHRGNVKRVAVSVFSSFRSNNIYLGFPVIQMAMGEAGLHEASIYVAVTTVSFQLLSIAAGEAVLYGRPSVSGILNMLKKLALNPLIISCVLGVIAASFGFSIHFVFDEAMKLMSGAATAVALLALGGSLDLSRMGKIVKILSSTWFDTLIKLAVNPAIMCAVLFLLPISKELFQVTVMLSAMPNAVNCFILARGMGMDSEYAADLVAATTLLGIISIPAWAYILGMV is encoded by the coding sequence ATGTTTGGATTTTTTCTAGTACTGCCCCTCGTCATCATAATTATAACGGGAAACCAGCTGCGTGCCCGCGGCTTTTATTCCGCCGACGACATTTCCGCCCTTATGAAGACCCTCTACTGGGTCATACTGCCTCCCCTTCTCTTCCGCACCACCTATATCGCCGGTACGGAGGTCTTAAAACAGCCCAATCTACTCATAGCCAGCACGCTATGTTATATCCTCACGATAATCGTGGCCTATATCGGCTCCGTATGGTTTGCCCATAGGGGAAACGTGAAGCGGGTGGCCGTCTCGGTATTCTCCTCATTCCGCAGCAACAACATTTATCTTGGTTTTCCCGTCATTCAGATGGCGATGGGTGAGGCGGGGCTTCACGAGGCCTCCATATATGTGGCCGTTACGACCGTATCCTTCCAGCTTCTCTCTATCGCCGCGGGAGAGGCGGTCCTCTACGGACGGCCATCCGTAAGCGGCATTTTGAATATGCTGAAGAAGCTTGCCCTGAACCCGCTGATAATCTCCTGTGTGCTGGGCGTTATCGCCGCGTCCTTTGGCTTCTCGATCCATTTTGTCTTTGACGAGGCGATGAAGCTGATGAGCGGGGCTGCGACCGCTGTGGCGCTGCTGGCCCTCGGTGGTTCGCTCGACCTGTCGCGCATGGGCAAGATCGTTAAGATACTGAGCAGTACCTGGTTCGATACGCTGATAAAATTGGCGGTCAACCCCGCGATAATGTGCGCGGTGCTGTTTCTCCTTCCCATCTCCAAGGAGCTCTTTCAGGTCACCGTGATGCTCAGCGCGATGCCGAACGCCGTAAACTGCTTCATCCTCGCGCGCGGCATGGGGATGGACAGCGAGTACGCCGCCGACCTCGTCGCCGCGACTACGCTGCTCGGCATCATCTCCATTCCCGCCTGGGCGTATATCCTCGGAATGGTCTAA
- the arcC gene encoding carbamate kinase, producing MIPHSIATNDNPSKATKVVIALGGNALMEAGTPPTAEEQLKVVKKTCENLADISCSGYEMAVVHGNGPQVGRLVLQQEIAAASQPDQLPAIPFDCCGAMTEGYIGYQIQQSLRDALRNRNRNVPVVTLVTQVIVDESDPAFEKPTKPIGRFYSAEEAEKVAKEKGWTMKEDSGRGWRRVVPSPKPKRIVELDSVKRLWDSTIVVTAGGGGIPVIENMDGSLTGVAAVIDKDLAAERLAEDMETDILLILTEVENVYVNFGKPDQKALSHITVAEAIKYMEEGQFGSGSMEPKVMAAIKFARRFPGKKAIITSLAKAIDALENGAGTVITMA from the coding sequence ATGATTCCGCATTCGATCGCCACGAACGACAACCCCTCAAAAGCAACTAAGGTAGTAATTGCCCTTGGCGGCAATGCTCTTATGGAGGCAGGTACCCCGCCGACGGCGGAGGAGCAGCTCAAGGTCGTTAAAAAGACCTGTGAGAATCTCGCTGATATCAGCTGCAGCGGATATGAGATGGCGGTAGTTCACGGGAACGGACCGCAGGTCGGTCGTCTTGTGCTCCAGCAGGAGATAGCGGCGGCCTCTCAGCCGGACCAGCTTCCCGCGATCCCCTTTGACTGCTGCGGCGCGATGACCGAGGGTTACATCGGTTATCAGATCCAGCAGAGCCTTCGCGACGCTCTGCGCAACAGGAACCGCAACGTTCCCGTCGTGACGCTCGTCACGCAGGTCATTGTGGATGAGAGCGACCCCGCCTTTGAAAAGCCGACGAAGCCGATCGGCCGCTTCTACAGCGCCGAAGAGGCCGAGAAGGTAGCCAAGGAAAAGGGCTGGACGATGAAAGAGGACTCCGGCCGCGGCTGGCGCCGCGTCGTCCCCTCGCCGAAGCCGAAGCGGATCGTTGAACTTGATTCCGTCAAGCGCCTCTGGGATTCGACGATCGTCGTAACGGCGGGCGGCGGCGGTATTCCCGTGATCGAGAACATGGACGGCTCGCTCACCGGCGTGGCGGCGGTCATCGACAAGGATCTCGCGGCGGAGCGCCTGGCGGAGGATATGGAGACAGACATCCTTCTCATCCTCACCGAGGTCGAGAACGTCTACGTCAACTTCGGCAAGCCCGACCAGAAGGCGCTTTCCCACATCACCGTCGCCGAAGCGATAAAATATATGGAAGAGGGGCAGTTTGGCTCCGGCAGCATGGAACCGAAGGTCATGGCGGCGATCAAGTTCGCCCGCCGTTTCCCCGGCAAGAAGGCGATCATCACCTCGCTTGCGAAGGCTATCGACGCGTTGGAGAACGGAGCCGGTACGGTAATCACCATGGCGTAA
- a CDS encoding DUF2157 domain-containing protein: MRELPKRQYNTVSKMLDLWEKGGELDVETAKMLRDGIAPMPFDWQKAARCLLAVALCCIFVGIAALTRARWVIDLMLWLFGGKAIVKCIFFAVVAAALYLWSGKRRRHFPEKVFTNEAMLFLGVLSTAASIAWLGKALDNGSGHFSLLLGLAALVYGTIALALDSILVWIFALFSLGSWLGAETGYVSGWGAYWLGLNYPARFSLYGALLTALSQRMERYGRLAPFTRSTLSVGLLFLFVSLWIMSIFGNYGDMNSWYDVRQMELFHWSLLFAAAAGVSLWLGIKRDDAMLRGYGLTFLGINLYTRYFENFWNGMDKGLFFLILGGSLWFLGSKAEKIWNIKKYQGLPKDNGKEPDK; this comes from the coding sequence ATGCGGGAACTTCCTAAACGGCAATATAATACTGTCTCAAAGATGCTTGACCTCTGGGAGAAGGGCGGGGAGCTTGACGTGGAGACGGCCAAAATGCTCAGAGACGGCATCGCCCCTATGCCCTTTGACTGGCAGAAGGCGGCACGCTGTCTATTGGCGGTGGCGCTTTGCTGTATCTTTGTGGGAATAGCGGCGCTGACGAGGGCCCGATGGGTGATCGATCTAATGCTCTGGCTCTTCGGAGGCAAAGCGATCGTAAAGTGCATATTCTTCGCGGTGGTGGCCGCCGCCCTTTATCTTTGGAGCGGCAAACGCAGACGGCATTTTCCTGAAAAGGTATTCACCAACGAGGCGATGCTTTTTCTCGGCGTCCTTTCGACGGCCGCCTCGATCGCATGGCTCGGCAAGGCACTCGATAACGGCAGCGGCCACTTTTCGCTGCTCCTGGGACTCGCGGCGCTCGTCTACGGTACGATAGCGCTCGCGCTGGACTCCATTCTGGTATGGATTTTCGCCCTCTTTTCCCTCGGCAGCTGGCTTGGAGCCGAAACAGGCTATGTATCTGGCTGGGGAGCCTACTGGCTGGGACTTAATTATCCGGCCCGTTTCTCGCTCTACGGTGCCCTGCTCACGGCGCTGTCGCAGCGAATGGAAAGATACGGACGCCTTGCTCCGTTCACGCGAAGCACGCTCAGCGTCGGGCTGTTGTTTCTTTTTGTAAGCCTGTGGATAATGTCTATCTTCGGCAACTACGGCGATATGAATTCATGGTATGACGTACGCCAGATGGAGCTTTTCCACTGGTCGCTCCTCTTCGCCGCCGCCGCAGGCGTTTCGCTGTGGCTGGGAATCAAGCGCGACGACGCCATGCTCCGCGGCTACGGCCTGACCTTTCTCGGGATAAACCTCTATACGCGCTACTTTGAGAATTTCTGGAACGGCATGGATAAGGGGCTTTTCTTCCTGATATTGGGCGGCAGCCTCTGGTTTCTCGGCTCAAAGGCGGAAAAGATCTGGAATATAAAAAAATATCAGGGCCTGCCGAAAGATAACGGCAAAGAACCTGATAAATGA
- a CDS encoding autotransporter outer membrane beta-barrel domain-containing protein, whose amino-acid sequence MKVTERRRITDEDKKLGAAAIVGTFLAIAAHSPSIAAVETVDHIEVTADNKSPGSLAQGRVASDDMLTVKNDVSVSGVNSRGVRTVGDNATVVIEGDVNVSGARSYGVVTQSTNADITVGGKVSLSGEMAYGLHASNGSNVKIGDGVTVSSNSVLDGSTVRIPYGVSLNGGSAGKISGDILITGDGARGVYVTSSTLELEGGVSVSGNYRDGLDSSFGVVLRNGSSADITGDIDASGERARGVQLNAQTTAESANSLNFSGNISASGKDAIGLNAGAGSSVRINSGYIIASGDGAIGANGLPDANNIQPGPDIKANVDVVEASGIAAQGIAVRGGYLEYSGTQGRGSVLASGENSYGISLRNGSSADIEADIVASNNGAKGLFVTVGSDVRLNGSVEANAGGATGVTMSDSTGDILGNLYVSGAAAAAAGGGELLAYGLSASKSDVVMSGDISVSGNGARGVSMGEGKLDLTGSVYVTGGRSDGDQSAYGMTIRNGSLVDMKGDLVVSGDHGIGINMIAQSGSEAGSGVKLSGTAAALGENSRGFNAGIGNDIEMTEGGLLAAGKGSYGAYITGSSLKLDGAVSASGEGAYGAALFAGSSADISGSVSASGAGSRGLQLKASSAGLSGDITASDRDAAGVYILDNGELRHTGQIAAKDGGTGILLESGTFTTDGRIFAQDNGTGTSILGGTGILKNIHVEGANAVGASVRGSGVMNAADGRITVSGTDAVGIELNNGGTANLSGMYLSVSGNNLLARSDSSGSLNVSGGSSLRGDILHEGTDAGTLDVQLSGGSYLIGTVNALGGGAVDVTLKGGSDLWEVTGDSHIKGRLENHGVIDLIGADAATSSHKMLTFGSYEASEGAVIRKKADLTNQAGDYTRIEGEAKGVTSLYVANTSQGSTYNDRSHILVTAADYEAQGSDADFTLANPDHYVDVGGRKYTLADEYSGSDRNWFLQSDGLAPSGKALAGVSVIMPEIWYLEVDTLYKRIESYGTPGYEGGFWFNGAAKKIEHNAQGSFGDQEQKLYTMSVGWDTKDETSDGALFRGFMTGYGYDQRSFSSGRGESDMHSFQASFYGIKRRTDGLYYGGLVKYNRYNSSASAAINGTSEKIKSDFEQNGLGASLIAGKRFSMRNGWYWEPTAQLSYLRVFGKDIVTTSGLRASIDDGDSLRGKLGVVLGRKWVMRNGRSLDIFFDASVVHEFDGETKITMENEDFTSDYGGTWGVFGIGTAWQLSKNSWLNARFYYADGDSRREPWGVQLGMSIAM is encoded by the coding sequence ATGAAGGTTACAGAAAGGAGAAGGATAACAGATGAAGACAAAAAATTAGGCGCGGCGGCGATTGTCGGCACCTTCCTCGCCATCGCGGCGCATAGCCCTTCAATCGCGGCTGTCGAAACGGTCGATCACATCGAAGTCACCGCCGACAATAAAAGCCCAGGCTCTCTGGCCCAGGGCAGGGTGGCAAGTGACGATATGCTGACAGTGAAAAACGACGTCAGCGTAAGCGGCGTCAATTCCAGAGGCGTACGTACGGTCGGAGATAACGCGACGGTCGTGATAGAGGGCGATGTAAACGTCTCCGGAGCGCGTTCATACGGAGTTGTGACGCAGAGCACCAACGCGGACATCACCGTTGGCGGGAAGGTCAGCCTATCGGGCGAAATGGCCTATGGCCTCCACGCCTCAAACGGTTCAAACGTTAAAATCGGAGACGGCGTTACCGTCTCTTCCAACAGCGTTTTAGACGGCAGTACGGTGAGAATCCCCTACGGCGTCTCCCTGAACGGCGGCAGTGCCGGCAAAATATCGGGAGACATCTTAATTACCGGCGACGGGGCGCGCGGCGTCTACGTGACGTCGAGCACGCTTGAGCTGGAGGGCGGCGTATCCGTATCAGGCAACTACCGGGACGGCCTTGACTCCTCCTTCGGCGTTGTGCTGAGAAACGGTTCGTCCGCCGATATCACCGGGGACATCGACGCCTCCGGCGAAAGGGCCAGAGGCGTACAGCTGAACGCTCAGACCACCGCGGAATCGGCTAACAGTCTCAACTTTTCCGGCAACATCAGCGCCTCGGGTAAAGACGCCATCGGGCTGAACGCCGGCGCCGGCTCCTCCGTCAGGATAAACTCCGGCTACATCATCGCTTCCGGCGACGGGGCGATCGGAGCGAACGGACTGCCCGATGCCAACAATATACAGCCCGGCCCTGATATCAAAGCCAACGTCGACGTGGTTGAGGCTTCGGGCATCGCCGCTCAGGGAATCGCCGTCAGAGGCGGATATCTGGAATACAGCGGTACTCAGGGGAGGGGCAGCGTGCTCGCCTCGGGAGAAAATTCCTACGGGATATCACTGCGTAACGGCAGCAGCGCGGATATCGAGGCGGATATCGTCGCCTCCAACAACGGGGCTAAGGGCCTCTTCGTGACCGTTGGCAGCGACGTGAGGCTGAATGGTTCCGTAGAGGCGAACGCGGGCGGTGCGACCGGCGTCACAATGAGTGACAGTACGGGGGATATCCTGGGGAACCTGTATGTCTCCGGAGCCGCCGCGGCTGCCGCGGGCGGCGGAGAGCTCCTCGCCTACGGCCTTTCGGCATCCAAAAGCGACGTTGTGATGAGCGGCGACATCTCGGTCTCCGGAAACGGCGCCAGAGGGGTCTCAATGGGAGAGGGAAAACTTGACCTTACGGGCAGCGTCTACGTCACAGGCGGTCGTTCCGACGGCGACCAGTCGGCCTACGGTATGACGATACGCAATGGAAGCCTCGTCGATATGAAGGGAGACCTGGTTGTCTCCGGCGACCATGGAATCGGAATCAACATGATCGCGCAAAGCGGCAGCGAGGCCGGCAGCGGCGTTAAATTAAGCGGCACGGCGGCGGCTCTCGGCGAAAACTCCCGCGGCTTCAACGCGGGAATCGGCAATGACATTGAAATGACGGAGGGCGGCCTGCTTGCCGCCGGAAAGGGTTCCTACGGCGCCTATATCACAGGCAGCAGCCTGAAACTTGACGGAGCCGTCTCCGCGAGCGGAGAGGGCGCCTACGGCGCGGCGCTCTTTGCCGGAAGCAGCGCCGATATAAGCGGCTCGGTGAGCGCCTCCGGCGCGGGTTCGCGCGGACTGCAGCTGAAGGCTAGCTCCGCCGGGCTCTCAGGCGATATCACGGCCTCCGACAGGGACGCCGCGGGCGTATATATACTCGATAACGGCGAACTTCGCCATACGGGACAGATAGCCGCGAAAGACGGCGGTACGGGTATCCTCCTCGAATCCGGTACCTTTACCACGGACGGCCGGATATTCGCGCAGGATAACGGAACCGGTACGAGCATCCTCGGAGGTACGGGGATCCTTAAAAATATTCACGTGGAGGGGGCGAACGCGGTTGGCGCCTCAGTCCGGGGAAGCGGCGTCATGAACGCGGCCGATGGCCGTATCACCGTCTCGGGGACCGATGCCGTGGGAATAGAACTCAACAACGGCGGTACCGCCAACCTGAGCGGCATGTATCTATCGGTATCCGGCAATAACCTCCTTGCCAGGAGCGATTCATCCGGCTCCCTGAACGTTTCGGGCGGCAGCTCCCTGCGTGGCGACATCCTGCATGAGGGAACAGATGCCGGTACCCTTGACGTTCAGCTCTCCGGAGGCTCTTACTTGATCGGGACGGTCAATGCGCTTGGCGGCGGGGCCGTCGACGTCACCCTGAAAGGCGGCTCGGACCTGTGGGAGGTAACGGGCGATTCGCACATCAAGGGCAGACTGGAAAACCACGGAGTGATCGACCTGATAGGCGCGGACGCGGCCACGAGCTCCCACAAGATGCTTACCTTCGGCTCATATGAGGCCTCTGAGGGTGCGGTGATCCGGAAAAAGGCCGACCTTACCAATCAGGCGGGCGACTATACGCGTATCGAAGGCGAGGCGAAAGGGGTGACGAGCCTCTACGTCGCCAACACCTCGCAGGGGTCCACCTATAACGACAGAAGCCATATCCTCGTCACCGCCGCGGACTACGAGGCGCAGGGCAGCGACGCCGACTTTACCCTCGCCAACCCCGATCACTACGTAGACGTGGGCGGCAGGAAATACACGCTGGCAGACGAATACAGCGGAAGCGACAGAAACTGGTTCCTGCAGTCGGACGGGCTGGCCCCCTCCGGCAAGGCCTTAGCGGGCGTCTCCGTGATAATGCCTGAAATATGGTATCTGGAGGTCGATACCCTCTACAAACGTATTGAGAGCTACGGCACTCCGGGCTACGAAGGCGGATTCTGGTTCAACGGCGCGGCAAAAAAGATCGAACATAACGCGCAGGGAAGCTTTGGCGATCAGGAGCAAAAACTCTACACTATGTCCGTCGGCTGGGACACGAAAGACGAAACCTCTGACGGAGCCCTCTTCCGCGGCTTCATGACCGGCTACGGCTACGATCAGCGGTCGTTCAGCAGCGGCAGGGGAGAGTCCGACATGCACTCTTTCCAGGCCAGCTTCTACGGCATAAAGCGCCGCACCGACGGCCTCTACTACGGAGGTCTCGTCAAATACAACCGTTACAACAGCTCGGCGAGCGCCGCCATCAACGGCACAAGCGAGAAGATCAAGAGTGACTTCGAGCAAAACGGCCTCGGAGCGTCGCTGATCGCCGGCAAAAGATTCAGCATGCGGAACGGATGGTACTGGGAGCCGACGGCGCAGCTCTCCTACCTTCGCGTATTCGGCAAAGACATCGTCACGACCTCAGGGCTGAGGGCGAGCATCGACGACGGGGACAGCCTTCGCGGAAAGCTGGGAGTTGTGCTTGGACGCAAATGGGTGATGCGCAATGGCCGCTCTCTGGATATCTTCTTCGACGCCTCCGTCGTGCATGAATTTGACGGAGAGACGAAGATCACGATGGAGAACGAGGACTTTACCTCCGATTACGGCGGAACATGGGGCGTATTCGGCATCGGTACGGCCTGGCAGCTGTCGAAAAACAGCTGGCTCAACGCCCGCTTCTACTACGCGGACGGAGACAGCCGGCGCGAACCGTGGGGCGTGCAGCTCGGCATGAGCATCGCCATGTAA
- a CDS encoding helix-turn-helix domain-containing protein codes for MVYKNGFRVWDEEFERELYTSEEIQENNIQAQLMCELIRARQEKNVSQRDLKEMTGIAQSTIARIESGATVPSLTTLIKILAPLGKTLAIVPITKN; via the coding sequence ATGGTCTATAAAAACGGGTTCAGGGTGTGGGACGAAGAATTTGAGCGCGAACTGTATACATCGGAAGAGATACAAGAAAATAATATTCAGGCACAGCTTATGTGTGAGCTGATAAGGGCACGACAGGAGAAAAATGTCAGTCAAAGGGATTTGAAGGAAATGACCGGGATTGCCCAATCTACGATTGCGCGGATAGAAAGCGGTGCTACAGTTCCATCATTGACAACACTTATCAAGATATTGGCGCCTTTGGGAAAGACGTTGGCAATCGTTCCGATAACAAAGAATTGA
- a CDS encoding type II toxin-antitoxin system RelE/ParE family toxin, which yields MYEIIFYSDKNGREPVADYMQELGKSKTKDNRVKHNKISQYIKVLSEVGTMAGMPYMRHLEGEIWELRPIRDRILFAGFVDGTFILLHSFMKQSQKTPPEEIAQAKRELEDFRTRYNSNREE from the coding sequence TTGTATGAAATAATCTTTTACAGCGACAAAAACGGCAGGGAGCCTGTAGCTGACTATATGCAGGAGCTGGGAAAGAGCAAGACAAAAGACAACCGTGTCAAGCATAACAAGATTTCACAGTATATCAAGGTTTTATCAGAGGTTGGAACGATGGCCGGCATGCCGTACATGCGACATCTGGAGGGTGAAATCTGGGAGTTACGACCAATCCGCGATCGCATTTTATTTGCCGGTTTCGTAGATGGGACGTTCATTTTGCTTCATTCATTCATGAAGCAGTCACAGAAAACGCCGCCAGAAGAAATTGCGCAGGCAAAAAGAGAGTTAGAGGATTTCAGGACAAGATATAACAGCAACAGGGAGGAATAG
- a CDS encoding glucose/sorbosone family PQQ-dependent dehydrogenase translates to MKISPIKVLLLSVMVSLFAFGGQAFAAAGDVVRTAEPFTGKVLVEGLDGPWEMLWGPDNMLWVTERLGKRIVRVDPANGTVREAARIDRANAAGGHEGILGLALAPDFLKKGGKNYVYVVYTYKSSPSQSKSDFKRIARFRFDAKSEKLVDEKVILDKIPAGDDHNAGRIVFGPDGKLYLSLGELGHNQGANMLLPNEAQRLPSAAEVRKSDWSSYVGKVLRIEPDGSIPRDNPVLDGVRSHIFTYGHRNSQGLVFVGENLFSCEHGPSTDDEINLLVSGGNYGWPIVAGFRDNQAYTYADWSKADKSAVDKYDPNQPNIIPEGVPVIRELDWNAPNFKEPLKTFYTVPNSYNFKDSRFEKLPYLFWPTVAPSSITYYPADGAIEAWRNSLIITTLKTGELYRMKLNADGKTLQGDAIPYFHTANRYRAAVVSPDTKSIFVITDKGGNVLDRNYMPTSQVDNSGAIIVFTYAGEGK, encoded by the coding sequence GTGAAGATATCTCCAATCAAAGTTTTGTTGCTGTCGGTCATGGTTTCACTCTTCGCCTTCGGCGGGCAGGCCTTCGCTGCGGCGGGAGACGTGGTCCGCACCGCTGAACCGTTCACCGGCAAGGTTCTGGTCGAAGGGCTGGACGGCCCCTGGGAGATGCTGTGGGGGCCAGATAATATGTTGTGGGTGACGGAGCGGCTTGGAAAGAGGATCGTACGCGTCGATCCCGCAAACGGGACGGTGCGCGAGGCGGCCCGTATCGACAGGGCAAACGCCGCCGGCGGCCATGAGGGTATCCTCGGTCTGGCGCTGGCGCCTGATTTTCTCAAAAAAGGCGGCAAAAATTATGTCTATGTGGTCTATACGTATAAATCGTCGCCCAGCCAAAGCAAGTCGGATTTTAAGAGGATAGCCCGCTTTCGCTTTGACGCCAAAAGCGAAAAACTCGTCGATGAAAAGGTGATCCTCGACAAGATCCCCGCCGGAGACGATCATAACGCGGGACGTATCGTCTTTGGCCCGGACGGCAAACTTTATCTCTCTCTCGGCGAGCTCGGCCATAACCAGGGCGCCAATATGCTGCTGCCCAACGAGGCGCAGCGCCTTCCCTCAGCCGCGGAGGTGCGCAAATCCGACTGGAGCTCATATGTCGGAAAGGTGCTGAGGATCGAGCCGGACGGCTCCATCCCGCGCGACAACCCGGTGCTGGACGGCGTGAGAAGCCATATCTTTACCTATGGACACCGCAATTCGCAGGGACTGGTGTTTGTGGGGGAGAACCTCTTCTCCTGTGAGCACGGTCCCTCGACCGACGACGAGATCAACCTGCTGGTGAGCGGCGGCAATTATGGCTGGCCGATAGTGGCGGGCTTCCGCGACAACCAGGCTTACACCTACGCCGACTGGTCGAAGGCCGACAAGAGCGCGGTAGATAAGTACGACCCCAACCAGCCCAACATCATCCCCGAGGGCGTGCCTGTGATAAGGGAGCTGGACTGGAACGCGCCGAACTTCAAAGAGCCGCTGAAGACCTTCTACACGGTGCCCAACAGCTATAACTTCAAGGATTCCCGCTTTGAAAAACTGCCGTACCTCTTCTGGCCGACCGTGGCCCCGTCGAGCATCACCTATTACCCGGCGGACGGCGCGATCGAGGCGTGGAGAAATTCCCTTATCATCACGACGCTGAAAACCGGCGAATTGTACCGGATGAAGCTGAACGCGGACGGAAAGACGCTGCAGGGCGACGCGATACCGTACTTCCACACCGCAAACCGCTATCGTGCGGCGGTCGTCTCCCCTGATACGAAGAGCATCTTCGTCATAACCGACAAGGGCGGCAATGTGCTGGACAGGAATTATATGCCGACCAGTCAGGTGGATAACTCGGGTGCGATAATCGTGTTTACATATGCAGGAGAGGGAAAATAA
- a CDS encoding bile acid:sodium symporter family protein codes for MKFLEKLSDFVGKYMAFIVVVVAAAALFVPTALIWIKTSWITTLLMIVMFGMGLTLNPVDFAVVFRRPKDVILGCLAQFTIMPLLAFALGKAFALDDALLVGVILVGTCPGGTSSNVITYLSKGDVALSVGMTSVSTLLAPLLTPALTYLLLRQTVSVDMAAMFMSIVKVVILPIAAGFVINKFFSSTTQKAVKVLPLVSVTAIVMIVAAVVSANSAKIMTTGVLVFSVVILHNILGYGLGYVIAAFLKVPLAKKKAISIEVGMQNSGLATSLAATSFPSLALATVPGAVFSVWHNISGAILANIYSQMKEK; via the coding sequence ATGAAGTTTCTGGAGAAACTCAGTGATTTTGTGGGGAAGTATATGGCCTTTATCGTCGTCGTAGTCGCGGCGGCGGCGCTTTTTGTACCGACGGCCCTGATATGGATAAAGACGTCGTGGATCACGACCCTGCTGATGATAGTAATGTTCGGGATGGGGCTGACGCTTAATCCCGTCGACTTCGCCGTAGTCTTTAGGCGTCCGAAGGACGTCATTCTCGGGTGCCTCGCGCAGTTTACGATCATGCCGCTTCTGGCCTTCGCGCTTGGTAAGGCCTTTGCCCTGGACGACGCGCTGCTGGTCGGCGTTATTCTTGTCGGGACCTGCCCGGGCGGGACCTCGTCGAACGTCATCACCTATCTCAGCAAGGGCGACGTCGCCCTCTCCGTAGGTATGACCAGCGTCTCGACGCTGCTCGCCCCACTGCTTACGCCGGCGCTGACCTACCTTCTGCTGAGGCAGACCGTCTCCGTCGATATGGCGGCGATGTTCATGTCGATCGTTAAGGTGGTGATCCTGCCGATCGCCGCGGGCTTCGTCATCAATAAGTTTTTCAGCAGCACCACCCAGAAGGCGGTCAAGGTACTGCCGCTCGTATCGGTGACGGCCATCGTCATGATCGTCGCCGCGGTGGTCTCCGCCAACTCCGCGAAGATCATGACCACCGGCGTTCTCGTATTCTCGGTCGTCATCCTGCATAACATTCTCGGCTATGGACTCGGTTACGTGATCGCCGCGTTTTTAAAGGTCCCCCTTGCGAAGAAGAAGGCGATCTCGATAGAGGTCGGGATGCAGAATTCAGGGCTCGCCACCAGCCTCGCGGCGACCTCCTTCCCCTCCCTCGCGCTGGCCACGGTCCCGGGCGCGGTATTCAGCGTCTGGCACAACATATCGGGAGCCATTCTCGCGAATATATATTCGCAGATGAAGGAGAAATAG